A single genomic interval of Hafnia alvei harbors:
- the nfsA gene encoding oxygen-insensitive NADPH nitroreductase, which yields MTPTIDLLCSHRSVRAFTPQPIGDAEREAIFAAARATSSSSFLQCSSIIRITDPSLREQLVELTGGQQHVADAAEFWVFCADFNRHKEIFPEAQLGLAEQLLLGTVDTSLMAQNAFTAAESLGLGGVYIGGLRNNIEEVTQLLKLPQNVLPLMGLCLGYPATNPAQKPRLPQAMVVHENYYQPLDRELLAQYDAHICAYYQSRGSNTRSDTWSEQIKRTLAKESRPFMLEYLHKQGWILR from the coding sequence ATGACGCCAACCATTGATCTTCTGTGTTCACATCGATCTGTCCGTGCGTTTACGCCACAGCCTATCGGTGACGCAGAGCGGGAGGCAATTTTTGCTGCGGCACGTGCAACGTCGAGCTCAAGCTTCTTGCAGTGCAGCTCTATTATTCGTATTACCGATCCTTCACTACGTGAGCAACTGGTTGAGTTAACCGGAGGCCAACAGCATGTGGCCGATGCTGCAGAGTTCTGGGTTTTCTGCGCTGATTTCAATCGTCATAAAGAAATTTTTCCTGAAGCTCAATTAGGTCTGGCCGAGCAACTGCTGTTGGGTACCGTTGATACTTCGCTGATGGCGCAGAACGCTTTTACTGCGGCTGAATCGTTGGGACTAGGCGGTGTCTATATTGGCGGGCTACGTAATAATATTGAGGAAGTCACCCAGTTATTAAAGCTGCCACAAAATGTGCTGCCGCTGATGGGATTGTGCCTTGGGTATCCGGCGACCAACCCTGCGCAAAAACCGCGTTTACCTCAGGCGATGGTGGTACATGAAAATTACTATCAGCCGCTCGATCGCGAACTTCTCGCGCAATACGACGCCCATATTTGCGCCTACTATCAAAGCCGCGGAAGCAATACACGTAGCGATACTTGGAGCGAGCAGATTAAGCGCACGCTGGCGAAAGAGAGCCGCCCGTTTATGCTGGAATATCTGCATAAACAAGGTTGGATCCTAAGATAG
- the ybjM gene encoding inner membrane protein YbjM, which translates to MTMYRRWLGAIVAFILVSLLFMALKPWDHADGPNIVMKGEISLLWFVIPGFIASYASVSGRIFYPFLGTLCAVLASTLIHLFYGTELRNGLQMFAYGTSALFWSTSGAFLFWFVALTWQKKRSLGVERYR; encoded by the coding sequence ATGACAATGTATCGGCGTTGGTTGGGCGCGATAGTTGCTTTTATCTTGGTCAGCTTGCTCTTCATGGCATTAAAACCGTGGGATCACGCAGACGGCCCCAATATTGTAATGAAAGGTGAAATCAGCCTGCTGTGGTTTGTTATTCCAGGATTTATAGCGAGCTATGCTTCTGTGAGCGGCCGCATTTTTTATCCTTTTCTTGGCACCCTTTGTGCCGTGCTGGCTTCAACATTGATTCACCTGTTTTATGGAACAGAGCTCCGTAACGGATTACAGATGTTTGCGTATGGAACCAGTGCGCTTTTCTGGTCGACGTCAGGCGCGTTTCTTTTTTGGTTTGTTGCGCTCACCTGGCAGAAGAAGCGCTCTCTTGGCGTTGAGCGCTATCGCTAA
- a CDS encoding YbjC family protein: protein MKALGDLPRPVLICEALGMVLLVVAYLSIHDYIHLPDLLATPLAAVMMIFAGVALMIPAAVALIWSLTHSKTPLFSLTPKQDASAAKPETKSEEHKNDANH from the coding sequence ATGAAGGCTTTAGGGGATTTGCCTAGACCTGTTTTAATCTGTGAAGCGCTGGGAATGGTACTGCTGGTGGTAGCCTATCTCAGCATTCACGATTATATTCATCTACCCGATCTGCTTGCGACACCGCTTGCGGCGGTCATGATGATTTTTGCCGGTGTTGCATTGATGATACCGGCTGCCGTGGCGCTGATTTGGAGTTTGACGCACAGCAAAACACCGCTGTTTAGTTTAACGCCAAAGCAAGATGCGTCGGCGGCAAAACCTGAAACAAAATCTGAGGAGCATAAAAATGACGCCAACCATTGA
- the potI gene encoding putrescine ABC transporter permease PotI encodes MNTLPVVRSPWRIVILVVCFFFLYAPMLLLVIYSFNSSKLVTVWAGWSTRWYSVLFHDSVMISAVGLSLTIAAAAATMATILGTMAAVVMVRFGRFRGSNGFAFMLTAPLVMPDVITGLSLLLLFVAMGHLIGWPAERGMLTIWMAHVTFCTAYVTVVVSSRLRELDKSLEEAAMDLGATPLKVFFVITIPMIAPALVSGWLLAFTLSLDDLVIASFVAGPGSTTLPMLVFASVRMGVNPEINALASIILLVVGVIGLIAWWFMARTEKQRLKEIRKAAGG; translated from the coding sequence ATGAATACTTTACCGGTTGTGCGCTCGCCGTGGCGTATTGTGATTTTGGTGGTTTGCTTTTTCTTCCTGTACGCCCCGATGCTGCTGTTGGTCATCTACTCCTTCAACAGCTCTAAACTGGTCACGGTGTGGGCAGGGTGGTCAACGCGCTGGTACAGCGTGTTATTCCATGATTCAGTGATGATTAGCGCGGTGGGATTAAGCCTAACGATTGCCGCTGCTGCGGCTACGATGGCGACAATTCTTGGCACCATGGCGGCGGTGGTGATGGTTCGTTTTGGCCGCTTTCGCGGATCAAACGGGTTTGCATTCATGCTGACAGCGCCGCTGGTGATGCCCGATGTGATCACTGGGCTCTCATTGCTACTGCTGTTTGTGGCAATGGGACACCTGATCGGCTGGCCTGCAGAACGCGGTATGCTGACGATCTGGATGGCGCATGTGACCTTTTGTACGGCCTATGTCACCGTGGTGGTCAGCTCGCGCTTGCGTGAGTTGGATAAATCGTTGGAAGAGGCGGCGATGGATCTTGGCGCAACGCCGCTGAAGGTGTTCTTTGTGATCACCATTCCCATGATTGCCCCCGCGCTGGTTTCCGGCTGGCTGTTGGCATTTACGCTGTCGCTCGACGATCTGGTTATTGCCAGTTTTGTGGCGGGGCCGGGCTCAACGACGTTACCAATGCTGGTGTTTGCCAGCGTGCGTATGGGCGTTAACCCTGAAATTAACGCGCTGGCCAGTATTATTCTGCTGGTGGTTGGAGTGATTGGGCTGATTGCGTGGTGGTTTATGGCCAGAACGGAAAAACAGCGGTTGAAAGAGATCAGAAAAGCGGCAGGCGGCTAA
- the potH gene encoding putrescine ABC transporter permease PotH, with amino-acid sequence MSTLFTSRSDRPPVQRVGKFTAWLYRLRGVHGRKLVIALPYLWLICLFLLPFLTVFKISLAEMARAIPPFTDLMTWADDKLDIALNFANYFQLFDDPLYIDAYLQSLQIAAVSTICCLIIGYPLAWAVAHSSSSTRNILLLLVILPSWTSFLIRVYAWMGILKENGVLNNVLLWLGVIDHPLIILHTNTAVYIGVVYSYLPFMVLPIYTALTRIDYSLVEAALDLGARPMKTFFKIIVPLTKGGIIAGSMLVFIPAVGEFVIPELLGGPDSIMIGRVLWQEFFNNRDWPVASAVAILMLLLLIVPIMLFHKYQNKELGAH; translated from the coding sequence ATGTCTACACTGTTTACAAGTCGCAGCGATCGCCCTCCGGTTCAACGGGTGGGGAAATTCACTGCGTGGCTCTACCGTTTACGCGGTGTGCATGGCCGCAAACTGGTTATTGCCTTGCCCTATCTATGGCTGATCTGCTTATTTTTACTGCCGTTTCTGACGGTGTTTAAAATCAGTCTGGCCGAAATGGCACGCGCCATCCCGCCGTTCACCGATTTAATGACTTGGGCGGACGACAAGCTAGATATTGCGCTGAATTTTGCCAACTATTTCCAGCTGTTTGACGATCCGCTTTATATAGATGCTTACCTTCAATCGCTGCAAATCGCCGCTGTCTCAACGATATGCTGTTTAATCATTGGCTATCCGCTGGCGTGGGCGGTAGCGCACAGCAGTTCATCGACGCGCAATATTTTGCTGCTGCTGGTGATCTTACCGTCTTGGACGTCGTTTCTGATCCGCGTGTATGCATGGATGGGAATACTCAAAGAAAACGGCGTGCTGAATAACGTGCTGCTGTGGCTCGGCGTTATCGATCATCCATTGATTATTCTGCACACCAACACGGCGGTATACATCGGTGTGGTGTACTCCTATCTGCCTTTTATGGTGCTGCCTATTTACACCGCGCTAACGCGTATTGATTACTCGTTGGTGGAAGCGGCGCTAGATCTCGGCGCTAGGCCAATGAAAACCTTCTTTAAAATTATCGTTCCTTTAACCAAAGGCGGAATTATCGCGGGCTCGATGCTGGTCTTTATTCCCGCCGTGGGGGAGTTTGTTATTCCTGAACTGCTAGGCGGGCCGGATAGCATAATGATTGGGCGCGTGCTGTGGCAGGAGTTCTTTAACAACCGCGATTGGCCAGTGGCTTCGGCAGTGGCGATCTTGATGTTGTTACTGTTGATCGTGCCGATCATGCTGTTCCACAAATATCAGAATAAAGAACTGGGGGCGCACTAA
- the potG gene encoding putrescine ABC transporter ATP-binding subunit PotG — MNDIIPRQAPKVHKAFTPLLEIRNLSKTFDGQLAVDDVNLTIYKGEIFALLGASGCGKSTLLRMLAGFEMPTSGQIVLDGQDLAHVPPYQRPINMMFQSYALFPHMSVEQNIAFGLKQDRLSRGEISQRVEEMLSLVHMQEYAKRKPHQLSGGQRQRVALARSLAKRPKLLLLDEPMGALDKKLRERMQLEVADILERVGVTCVMVTHDQEEAMTMAGRIAIMNRGKFVQIGEPEEIYEHPNSRYSAEFIGSVNVFDGILKEQLDDALLIQSPGLLNPLKVDLDAAVVEGVPVQIALRPEKILLCEEPPEDGCNYATGEVVHIAYLGDLSIYHVKLLSGQMISAQLQNGHRFRKGMPTWGDQIKLCWDADSCVVLTV; from the coding sequence ATGAATGATATTATCCCCCGTCAGGCACCTAAGGTGCATAAAGCGTTTACGCCGCTGTTGGAAATTCGCAATCTCAGTAAAACCTTTGACGGGCAACTTGCCGTCGATGACGTCAATCTCACGATTTATAAAGGCGAAATTTTTGCGCTGCTTGGCGCATCCGGCTGTGGAAAATCCACGTTACTGCGCATGCTTGCCGGTTTCGAAATGCCTACCAGCGGGCAAATTGTCCTCGATGGGCAGGATTTAGCCCACGTGCCTCCCTACCAGCGCCCCATCAATATGATGTTCCAGTCTTATGCGCTTTTCCCCCACATGAGCGTGGAGCAAAACATTGCCTTTGGTTTGAAGCAAGATCGCTTGAGCCGCGGTGAAATCAGCCAGCGCGTGGAAGAAATGCTGTCGCTGGTGCATATGCAAGAATATGCGAAACGTAAGCCGCATCAGCTTTCAGGCGGGCAGCGCCAGCGTGTTGCGTTGGCGCGCAGTTTGGCCAAACGGCCAAAATTGCTGCTGCTGGATGAGCCCATGGGAGCATTAGACAAAAAACTGCGTGAGCGCATGCAGCTGGAAGTGGCAGATATCTTAGAGCGCGTGGGCGTGACCTGCGTAATGGTGACGCACGATCAGGAAGAGGCGATGACGATGGCGGGGCGAATTGCCATTATGAATCGTGGGAAATTCGTGCAAATCGGCGAACCTGAGGAGATTTATGAGCACCCGAATAGCCGCTACAGCGCCGAGTTTATCGGTTCGGTTAATGTCTTTGACGGCATCTTAAAAGAACAGTTAGACGATGCGCTGCTGATCCAAAGTCCTGGCTTATTGAATCCACTCAAAGTGGATCTCGATGCGGCCGTGGTTGAGGGCGTTCCGGTGCAGATTGCTTTGCGCCCAGAGAAAATTCTGCTGTGCGAAGAGCCGCCGGAAGACGGCTGCAACTATGCAACGGGAGAAGTGGTGCACATTGCCTATCTTGGTGATTTGTCTATTTATCACGTTAAGCTGCTCAGTGGGCAAATGATAAGCGCCCAGTTACAGAACGGTCACCGTTTCCGTAAAGGCATGCCAACCTGGGGTGACCAAATCAAGCTGTGTTGGGATGCCGATAGCTGCGTAGTTCTCACCGTCTGA
- a CDS encoding GrxA family glutaredoxin yields MFAVIFGRPGCPYCVRAKELAEKLTEERDDFNFRYIDIHAEGITKADLEKTVGKPVETVPQIFIDQKHIGGCTDFEAYAKENLALFQ; encoded by the coding sequence ATGTTTGCAGTAATTTTTGGGCGTCCGGGCTGCCCGTATTGTGTCCGTGCTAAAGAGTTGGCTGAGAAACTGACCGAAGAACGCGATGATTTCAACTTCCGTTATATTGATATCCACGCAGAAGGTATCACTAAAGCCGATCTGGAAAAAACCGTCGGTAAACCGGTTGAAACCGTTCCACAGATTTTCATCGATCAGAAACACATTGGCGGATGCACTGACTTTGAAGCCTATGCCAAAGAAAATCTGGCTCTGTTCCAGTAA
- the potF gene encoding spermidine/putrescine ABC transporter substrate-binding protein PotF, with protein MINGNKKWLVGAISGALMAAGATAADQKTLHIYNWSDYIAPDTLANFTKETGIKVVYDVFDSNEVLEGKLMAGSTGFDLVVPSASFLERQVGAGVFKPLDKSQLSNYKNLDPELLQLVAKHDPDNKYAIPYTFATTGIGYNVEKVKAALGKDAPVNSWDLVLKPENLEKLKSCGVSFLDAPAEIYATVLNYIGKDPNSSDANDYNGAANDLLLKLRPNIRYFHSSQYINDLANGDICVAVGWSGDVMQAANRAKEAKNGVDIAYSIPKEGALIFFDVFAMPADAKNTPEAYQFLNYLLRPEVIANISNHVYYANANKAATPLVNPEVRDNPGIYPPPDVRAKMFTLKVQSPKIDRVITRAWTKVKTGK; from the coding sequence ATGATCAACGGGAATAAAAAGTGGCTGGTAGGTGCCATTTCAGGGGCTTTAATGGCTGCCGGGGCAACGGCAGCCGATCAGAAAACGCTGCATATTTACAACTGGTCTGACTATATCGCGCCAGACACCTTGGCGAATTTCACCAAAGAAACCGGTATCAAGGTGGTTTACGACGTTTTCGATTCTAATGAAGTGCTGGAAGGCAAACTGATGGCCGGCAGTACCGGTTTTGATTTGGTTGTGCCTTCCGCCAGTTTCCTCGAGCGTCAGGTCGGTGCGGGCGTATTTAAACCCTTAGATAAAAGCCAGCTGAGTAATTATAAAAACCTCGATCCTGAGCTGTTACAGCTGGTGGCTAAGCACGATCCAGACAATAAATATGCGATTCCGTACACCTTTGCGACCACGGGGATTGGTTACAACGTCGAGAAAGTGAAAGCGGCATTGGGTAAAGATGCACCGGTGAATAGCTGGGATCTGGTGTTGAAACCTGAGAATCTGGAGAAATTGAAAAGCTGCGGCGTGTCATTCCTTGATGCACCCGCTGAAATTTATGCCACCGTACTTAATTACATTGGTAAAGACCCTAACAGCTCTGATGCCAACGACTACAACGGCGCGGCGAACGATCTGCTGTTAAAACTTCGTCCAAATATTCGTTATTTCCATTCCTCTCAGTACATCAATGACTTAGCCAACGGTGATATTTGCGTCGCGGTCGGCTGGTCGGGCGACGTGATGCAGGCCGCCAATCGTGCCAAAGAAGCCAAAAACGGCGTGGATATTGCCTACAGTATTCCGAAAGAAGGCGCACTGATCTTCTTCGATGTGTTTGCGATGCCCGCTGATGCTAAAAACACCCCTGAGGCATATCAGTTCCTCAACTACTTATTACGCCCTGAAGTGATCGCAAATATCAGCAACCATGTTTATTACGCTAACGCCAATAAAGCGGCGACACCGCTGGTAAATCCAGAGGTGCGGGATAATCCGGGAATTTATCCTCCGCCGGACGTGAGAGCAAAAATGTTCACGCTTAAAGTGCAATCGCCAAAAATTGACCGCGTGATCACCCGAGCTTGGACCAAAGTGAAAACCGGAAAATAA
- a CDS encoding YbjN domain-containing protein yields the protein MDSLIVPDLDLLRRWLDQLGITFFECDSCQALHLPHMQNFDGVFDAKVDMIDKTILFSALAEIRPTSLIPLVADLSQMNASTLAVKVFVDIQDDNLPKLIACLSLNGSVGVTLEQFAEFMKQGEEQLSMIMMETRANGMLFLGEGEESDADYDPDAMSGPLLH from the coding sequence ATGGATTCGCTAATCGTCCCGGATCTGGATCTTTTACGACGCTGGCTGGATCAACTGGGCATCACCTTTTTTGAGTGTGACTCCTGCCAAGCGCTACATCTGCCACATATGCAGAATTTTGACGGTGTATTTGATGCCAAAGTCGATATGATCGATAAAACGATTTTGTTCAGCGCACTGGCTGAAATACGCCCAACCTCGCTGATCCCGTTGGTTGCCGATCTCAGTCAAATGAACGCCAGCACGTTGGCAGTGAAAGTCTTTGTTGATATTCAGGATGACAATTTACCGAAGCTGATTGCCTGTCTTTCATTGAACGGCAGCGTTGGCGTGACGCTTGAGCAGTTTGCTGAGTTCATGAAACAGGGCGAAGAACAGCTTTCGATGATCATGATGGAGACGCGCGCCAATGGCATGTTGTTTCTCGGCGAAGGTGAAGAAAGCGACGCCGATTACGACCCAGACGCCATGAGCGGACCTCTGCTGCATTAG
- the rimK gene encoding 30S ribosomal protein S6--L-glutamate ligase: MNIVILSRDGSLYSCKRLKEAALRRGHHIDIVDPLSCYMNINCAAPSVHEKGRQLERYDAVIPRIGSAITFYGTAVLRQFEMLGSFPLNNAASIAKARDKLHSLQLLAQQGIDLPITGFAHRPDDTSDLIEMVGGAPLVVKLVEGTQGIGVVLAETRQAAESVIDAFRGLNAHILVQEYIKEAQGADIRCLVIGKRVIAAIERQAKPGEFRSNLHRGGTAKRVVITEQEREVALKAVATLGLCVAGVDILRSERGPLVMEVNASPGLEGIETTTGKDIADMMIDYIERTIARKKH, from the coding sequence GTGAATATCGTCATACTTTCCCGTGATGGCTCCCTTTATTCATGTAAACGCTTGAAAGAGGCGGCGCTGCGACGTGGTCACCACATTGATATTGTTGATCCGCTTTCGTGTTATATGAACATCAACTGCGCGGCCCCCAGCGTGCATGAAAAAGGGCGCCAGTTAGAGCGCTATGACGCCGTTATCCCACGCATTGGATCGGCGATCACCTTTTACGGCACGGCGGTTTTGCGGCAGTTTGAAATGTTGGGTAGTTTTCCGCTGAACAACGCCGCTTCGATAGCCAAAGCCCGTGACAAGTTGCACTCATTACAGCTATTGGCTCAACAGGGCATCGATTTGCCTATCACGGGATTCGCGCACCGTCCTGACGATACTAGCGATTTGATTGAAATGGTCGGCGGTGCTCCGCTGGTGGTTAAGCTGGTTGAAGGAACGCAGGGGATCGGCGTGGTTCTTGCTGAAACGCGTCAGGCTGCGGAAAGTGTTATTGATGCTTTTCGTGGTTTGAATGCGCACATTCTGGTGCAGGAATACATCAAAGAGGCTCAGGGTGCGGATATACGTTGTCTCGTGATCGGCAAACGCGTGATAGCGGCTATCGAACGGCAGGCTAAACCCGGTGAGTTTCGTTCTAACCTGCATCGCGGCGGTACCGCCAAACGGGTGGTTATCACCGAGCAAGAACGCGAGGTGGCGCTGAAAGCCGTTGCCACGCTGGGTTTATGCGTGGCAGGCGTTGATATCCTACGTTCCGAACGAGGCCCGTTGGTGATGGAGGTCAACGCTTCGCCGGGGTTGGAAGGCATTGAAACTACCACCGGGAAAGATATCGCAGACATGATGATCGACTACATTGAGCGCACGATTGCGCGCAAAAAGCACTAA
- a CDS encoding YbjO family protein: MSEILRNRHEMLKKWALAPVPVLIAGTAMIGIHTLGFLLLLHELGFDGLSAFISDSVQNWDSMLLCIASIMVLSIEIACGLAVIQGKNWGRWGYLGCQITVIGYMLLASLGWFHPEMFSVNGETGSEIFAELVRLKIPELMILALLFVPLTSRRYFGLQNRRRVS, from the coding sequence ATGTCAGAAATACTGCGTAACCGGCATGAAATGCTGAAAAAATGGGCTTTGGCCCCGGTACCTGTATTAATTGCCGGCACGGCAATGATCGGTATCCATACGCTTGGATTTTTGCTGTTACTCCATGAGCTGGGCTTTGACGGTTTAAGCGCGTTTATTTCAGATAGCGTACAAAACTGGGATTCTATGCTGCTTTGTATCGCCAGCATTATGGTGCTGAGCATTGAGATTGCCTGTGGACTGGCCGTCATCCAGGGAAAGAACTGGGGGCGCTGGGGGTATTTGGGCTGTCAGATTACGGTAATAGGCTATATGTTGCTGGCCTCCCTTGGTTGGTTCCATCCTGAAATGTTCAGCGTAAACGGAGAAACCGGCAGTGAAATTTTTGCTGAGCTGGTGCGTTTAAAAATCCCTGAGCTCATGATTTTAGCTCTGCTGTTTGTTCCTCTTACTAGCCGCCGTTATTTTGGTTTGCAAAACCGCCGCAGGGTAAGCTAA
- a CDS encoding aspartate:alanine antiporter — protein MNIDVASLLTGNYILLLFVVLALGLCLGKLRLGSVQLGNSIGVLVVSLLLGQQHFAINTEALNLGFMLFIFCVGVEAGPNFFSIFFRDGKNYLMLALVMVGSALVMALGFGKLFHWDIGLTAGMLAGSMTSTPVLVGAGDTLRQTMTNNPNLAHLQDNLSLGYALTYLIGLVSLIFGARYLPKLQHQDLPTSAQQIARERGLDNEVQRKVFLPVIRAYRVGPELVSWADGKNLRELGIYRQTGCYIERIRRNGILATPDGDAVLQVGDEISLVGYPDAHARLDPSFRNGKEVFDRDLLDMRIVTEEIVVKNNNAVGKRLSQIKLTDHGCFLNRVIRSQIEMPIDDNIVLNKGDVLQVSGDARRVKSVAERIGFISIHSQVTDLLAFCAFFIVGLMIGLITFKFSNFSFGIGNAAGLLFSGIMLGFLRANHPTFGYIPQGALNMVKEFGLMVFMAGVGLSAGAGMNHGLGQIGGQMLLSGLVVSLLPVVICFLFGAYVLRMNRALLFGAIMGARTCAPAMEIISDASRSNIPALGYAGTYAIANVLLTLAGTLIVIIWPGVGG, from the coding sequence GTGAACATTGATGTCGCAAGTTTGTTAACAGGAAATTACATCCTGCTGTTGTTCGTTGTCTTGGCGCTGGGGCTATGCCTCGGTAAATTACGTCTGGGTTCCGTTCAGCTCGGTAACTCCATTGGCGTTTTGGTTGTCTCTCTTCTACTCGGACAACAGCATTTTGCCATCAACACGGAAGCACTGAATCTCGGCTTTATGCTGTTTATATTCTGTGTGGGCGTAGAGGCCGGTCCCAATTTCTTCTCTATCTTTTTCCGCGATGGGAAAAACTATCTCATGCTGGCCCTTGTGATGGTTGGCAGTGCGTTAGTGATGGCTTTGGGCTTTGGTAAACTTTTCCATTGGGATATCGGCTTAACCGCTGGGATGTTGGCAGGCTCAATGACCTCCACGCCGGTGCTGGTAGGTGCGGGCGATACACTGCGTCAAACCATGACTAACAATCCTAATCTCGCCCATCTGCAAGACAACCTAAGCCTTGGCTATGCTCTGACCTATCTCATTGGTTTAGTCAGCCTGATTTTTGGCGCGCGTTATTTACCTAAACTCCAACACCAAGATTTGCCAACATCAGCGCAGCAGATTGCGCGCGAACGTGGATTAGATAATGAAGTGCAGCGCAAAGTTTTTCTGCCAGTTATTCGCGCTTACCGCGTTGGCCCAGAGCTGGTTTCTTGGGCTGATGGCAAAAACCTACGCGAGCTGGGTATTTATCGCCAAACCGGTTGTTACATCGAACGTATCCGCCGTAACGGCATCTTGGCCACGCCAGACGGTGATGCGGTTTTACAGGTCGGCGATGAGATTTCGCTGGTGGGCTACCCTGATGCCCATGCCCGCTTAGACCCAAGCTTCCGTAATGGGAAAGAAGTTTTCGACCGCGATTTGCTGGATATGCGCATCGTGACCGAAGAGATTGTGGTCAAAAACAACAATGCAGTGGGTAAACGCCTTAGCCAAATCAAACTGACTGACCACGGTTGCTTCCTAAACCGTGTGATACGCAGCCAGATTGAAATGCCTATTGATGACAACATCGTGCTCAACAAAGGCGACGTACTTCAGGTGAGTGGCGATGCACGCCGCGTTAAAAGTGTGGCAGAACGCATTGGATTTATTTCAATCCACAGTCAGGTTACTGACCTTTTAGCCTTCTGCGCCTTCTTTATCGTTGGCTTGATGATTGGCTTGATTACCTTCAAGTTCAGTAATTTCTCCTTTGGTATCGGCAACGCAGCTGGATTACTGTTCTCCGGCATCATGCTTGGGTTCCTGCGTGCCAACCACCCTACTTTCGGCTATATCCCGCAAGGGGCGCTGAACATGGTGAAAGAGTTTGGCTTGATGGTGTTTATGGCCGGTGTTGGCCTAAGCGCAGGTGCGGGTATGAACCACGGCCTAGGACAAATCGGTGGGCAAATGTTGCTCTCCGGCTTGGTCGTCAGCTTGCTGCCCGTTGTCATTTGCTTCCTGTTTGGTGCCTACGTGCTGCGCATGAACCGCGCCCTGCTATTTGGCGCCATTATGGGGGCCAGAACCTGTGCTCCCGCGATGGAAATCATCAGCGATGCCTCACGCAGCAACATCCCTGCACTAGGCTATGCGGGCACTTATGCCATAGCCAACGTACTGCTCACGCTCGCGGGGACACTTATTGTCATCATATGGCCAGGCGTCGGCGGATAA
- a CDS encoding DUF4250 domain-containing protein encodes MSLTRYATMDPLMLMSIVNMKLRDECPSLEDLTRRYDISISGLQERLAQAGYHYQPATNQFVQV; translated from the coding sequence ATGTCGCTGACGCGCTATGCCACCATGGACCCATTGATGCTGATGAGCATCGTCAACATGAAACTCCGCGACGAGTGCCCATCGCTAGAAGATTTGACCCGCCGTTATGATATTTCAATCAGCGGATTACAGGAACGATTGGCGCAGGCGGGATATCACTACCAGCCTGCAACCAACCAGTTTGTGCAGGTTTAG